In a single window of the Gemmatimonadota bacterium genome:
- a CDS encoding circularly permuted type 2 ATP-grasp protein produces MSKTPIADIMLEGYAIEPGSYDEMWDPKDGVRAHWHPFFRAIERMGSKELARRHQEARLRENGVTYNGDPDGLHHPWELDPIPLLLQANDWTHIARGVSQRAELLNLVLKDIYGPQTLIREGLLPFELIYNHAGFLRSCKDIFLPAEHQLRVYAANLARGPDGQMWVLYDRTQAPSGLGYALENRTTMSRIMPALFNNCNVRRLANFFRTFQAGLSEIAPHDKENPRIVVLTPGPFNAAYFEHAYLSAYLDYTLVQGDNLTVRDGRMWLKSIDGLHPVDIILRRINGDFCDPLELNEESQLGVAGLLNAVRNGHVAIANPLGSSMLENLGLMPFLPGIARHLLGEDLILPSVATWWCGQAREMNYVLDHLDSLVLCPIDQQSVIPRVFGALLSRAEREVWRDRIRANPTHYAGLEHVSFATAPSLINGHLESRYTTLTAFAVSHQNTYSVMPGGLTRSAPERGNFVVPTHTFVHSKDTWVIDGHPHRNFGA; encoded by the coding sequence TTGTCCAAAACCCCAATTGCCGATATTATGCTCGAAGGGTACGCCATCGAACCCGGTTCTTACGACGAAATGTGGGATCCAAAAGACGGAGTACGCGCCCATTGGCATCCTTTTTTTCGCGCAATAGAACGCATGGGCAGCAAAGAACTCGCGCGCCGCCACCAGGAAGCGCGACTACGCGAAAACGGCGTTACGTACAATGGCGATCCCGATGGCTTGCACCACCCCTGGGAACTCGATCCTATACCTCTGCTGCTTCAGGCCAATGACTGGACCCATATTGCGCGAGGGGTGTCTCAACGCGCCGAATTGCTCAACCTCGTGCTCAAAGACATCTACGGTCCCCAAACACTCATCCGAGAGGGTCTGTTGCCTTTTGAGCTCATCTATAATCACGCCGGTTTTTTGAGGTCCTGCAAAGATATCTTTCTGCCTGCCGAGCATCAATTGCGCGTCTATGCCGCCAATCTCGCGCGAGGACCCGATGGACAGATGTGGGTTTTGTACGACCGCACACAGGCGCCTTCGGGCCTGGGATACGCGCTCGAAAACAGAACCACGATGTCGCGCATCATGCCCGCCTTGTTCAACAACTGCAATGTGCGACGTCTGGCTAATTTTTTTCGCACCTTTCAGGCCGGTCTATCTGAAATTGCTCCTCACGATAAAGAAAACCCCCGGATCGTCGTACTGACCCCGGGGCCTTTTAACGCCGCCTATTTTGAGCATGCATATCTCTCGGCTTATCTGGATTATACCCTTGTGCAAGGCGATAACCTCACCGTGCGCGATGGGCGCATGTGGCTCAAATCCATTGATGGCTTGCATCCTGTTGATATCATTTTGCGCCGCATCAATGGCGATTTTTGCGACCCATTGGAACTCAACGAAGAATCGCAACTCGGCGTTGCCGGTCTGCTCAATGCCGTGCGAAATGGGCATGTAGCCATTGCCAATCCCCTGGGCAGTAGCATGCTCGAAAATCTGGGCTTGATGCCTTTTTTGCCCGGCATTGCACGACACTTGCTGGGCGAAGATCTCATCCTGCCCTCGGTGGCCACCTGGTGGTGCGGGCAAGCGCGAGAAATGAACTATGTGCTCGATCATCTCGACAGCCTGGTTCTCTGTCCAATTGATCAGCAATCCGTTATCCCCCGCGTCTTCGGCGCCTTGCTCAGCCGTGCCGAGCGCGAAGTCTGGCGCGATCGCATCAGGGCAAATCCCACCCATTACGCAGGCCTGGAACACGTCAGCTTTGCAACGGCACCTTCCCTGATCAACGGCCACCTCGAATCTCGCTACACCACCCTCACAGCCTTTGCAGTCTCCCACCAAAATACATACTCAGTAATGCCCGGAGGTCTCACGCGCAGCGCACCCGAGCGCGGCAATTTTGTCGTTCCTACGCATACATTTGTACACAGCAAAGACACCTGGGTGATTGACGGTCACCCACACCGGAACTTTGGCGCATGA
- a CDS encoding transglutaminase family protein produces MNYRITHQSHYEYAETVSLSHNQARLSPRSFFNQTCLNSHITINPQPASFRERKDFFGNRTAYFSIEQPHNILSVTAESDVHIVSQTRLTSDMPWETVCHILKTTTDPDLLSVRQFVLDSPKATTVPELTKYAEPSFSKDRPFIEAVSDLTQRIYNDFEYVPGFTTISTPLSDVFKHRKGVCQDFAHLAIGCLRAMGLAARYISGYLETLPSPDTDYLIGADASHAWFSVYLPNHGWIDFDPTNNLIPGDRHITVAWGRDFADVTPLKGVVLGGGQHALTVSVTVEPIEGEFALA; encoded by the coding sequence ATGAATTATCGCATCACACATCAGAGCCACTACGAATATGCAGAGACCGTGAGTCTGTCTCACAATCAAGCCCGATTGAGCCCGCGCAGTTTTTTTAATCAGACATGCTTGAATAGCCACATCACCATCAATCCACAGCCAGCATCCTTTCGCGAGCGAAAAGATTTTTTTGGCAACCGAACCGCCTATTTTTCCATCGAACAACCCCACAATATCCTCTCAGTCACAGCCGAAAGCGATGTGCATATCGTATCGCAAACCCGATTGACCAGCGATATGCCCTGGGAAACCGTGTGTCACATCCTCAAAACCACAACCGATCCCGACCTTCTTTCAGTGCGCCAATTTGTACTGGATTCTCCCAAAGCCACTACCGTCCCCGAGTTGACAAAATATGCAGAACCGTCATTTTCTAAAGACCGTCCCTTTATAGAAGCGGTTAGCGACCTCACCCAACGCATCTACAACGACTTTGAATACGTACCTGGATTTACCACCATATCCACGCCATTATCCGATGTATTCAAACACCGCAAAGGCGTGTGTCAGGACTTTGCCCACCTGGCCATCGGTTGCCTCCGCGCTATGGGTCTGGCCGCGCGCTATATAAGCGGCTATCTCGAGACCCTGCCCTCCCCCGACACAGATTACCTGATTGGCGCGGATGCCTCCCATGCCTGGTTCTCTGTGTACCTGCCCAATCACGGCTGGATCGACTTTGATCCGACCAACAATCTCATACCCGGTGACCGGCACATCACCGTGGCATGGGGCCGTGACTTTGCCGATGTCACCCCTCTCAAAGGCGTAGTCCTGGGCGGTGGTCAACACGCGCTCACCGTATCCGTCACTGTGGAACCAATAGAAGGGGAATTTGCGCTCGCTTAA
- the menC gene encoding o-succinylbenzoate synthase, with the protein MKIDAAEIRYVELPLISPWRTAYGEDATIHSVMVKLSSGGTVAWGEATPFYAPTYSSESARSVYETAQEFFLPYLVGEQIETAAELMARIAVFKGNPFAKAAVETAWWALDSKLKGIPLWQSLGATDPTVVCGADFGVQDTIDELLSLIQGAVDVGYPRIKLKVRHGWDIEVLKAVRSTFPDPVIHVDCNSGYDLNTDFDTLKAFDQFNLAMIEQPLDHLDLIEHAELQSQIETPVCLDESVKRPRDFELALKIGACRVINVKPGRVGGLLNAVKIHDMARDAGIDAWVGGMLESSVGAGICAALGTLPGFNYPADVFPSRKFYVEDITDRWVEQDENCNVVLDETPGVGFDPVPGRLEKVTVMKAVIEA; encoded by the coding sequence GTGAAAATAGATGCCGCGGAAATTCGATATGTCGAGTTGCCGCTGATTTCGCCGTGGCGCACGGCTTATGGCGAGGATGCGACGATTCATTCGGTGATGGTTAAACTCTCGAGTGGAGGAACCGTTGCCTGGGGTGAGGCTACGCCGTTTTATGCGCCGACCTATTCGTCCGAATCTGCCCGATCTGTTTATGAGACGGCGCAGGAATTTTTTTTGCCCTATCTGGTGGGAGAGCAGATAGAGACGGCGGCGGAACTGATGGCGCGGATTGCGGTGTTTAAAGGCAATCCCTTTGCCAAAGCGGCTGTAGAGACCGCGTGGTGGGCATTGGATAGCAAGTTGAAGGGCATACCGCTCTGGCAGTCGCTGGGAGCGACCGATCCGACAGTGGTATGTGGTGCTGATTTTGGTGTACAGGATACGATTGATGAACTTTTATCGCTGATCCAGGGGGCTGTGGATGTAGGGTATCCGCGTATCAAATTGAAGGTACGACACGGGTGGGATATCGAGGTGCTCAAAGCCGTACGCTCGACTTTTCCCGATCCCGTGATTCATGTGGATTGCAACTCGGGATATGATTTGAACACGGATTTTGATACGCTCAAGGCATTTGATCAGTTTAATTTGGCGATGATTGAACAGCCATTGGATCATCTGGATCTGATCGAGCATGCGGAGTTGCAAAGCCAAATTGAAACGCCTGTGTGTTTAGATGAGTCAGTAAAACGTCCGCGGGATTTTGAACTCGCTTTGAAAATTGGCGCCTGTCGCGTGATCAATGTGAAACCAGGCCGCGTGGGAGGTTTGTTAAACGCTGTGAAAATTCACGACATGGCGCGCGATGCGGGTATAGATGCGTGGGTGGGCGGGATGCTGGAGAGTAGTGTTGGCGCTGGGATTTGTGCGGCGTTGGGCACGTTGCCGGGATTTAACTATCCGGCAGATGTTTTTCCCTCCCGCAAGTTCTATGTTGAGGATATTACAGACCGGTGGGTTGAGCAGGATGAGAATTGCAATGTAGTACTGGATGAGACGCCCGGCGTTGGGTTTGATCCAGTTCCTGGGCGTCTGGAGAAAGTGACGGTTATGAAAGCAGTTATAGAGGCGTGA
- a CDS encoding HigA family addiction module antidote protein, with the protein MTIKRAELDRREIDFSDVVSGHQLSPVHPGEILRDEFLIPMNLSVTRLAQGIKVSEKDLDAIVHGINGITIDTALRLGHYFGMTPEFWMNLQTHYDLDVAEHTVRLKIEREIEPYAEFAPSSDSARQMDTT; encoded by the coding sequence ATGACCATCAAACGCGCAGAACTGGACCGACGAGAGATCGATTTCTCGGATGTGGTCTCCGGACACCAGCTATCGCCTGTACATCCTGGTGAAATCCTGCGCGATGAGTTTCTTATTCCGATGAATCTCAGTGTGACTCGCCTTGCTCAAGGGATCAAGGTTTCGGAGAAGGACTTAGACGCTATCGTGCATGGAATTAATGGAATTACAATCGATACCGCGCTACGCCTTGGTCACTACTTTGGCATGACCCCTGAGTTCTGGATGAATCTTCAAACCCACTACGATCTCGATGTCGCCGAGCACACAGTACGTCTCAAAATTGAGCGGGAGATAGAGCCGTATGCTGAGTTCGCACCATCTTCCGACTCAGCACGGCAAATGGACACAACATGA
- a CDS encoding SUMF1/EgtB/PvdO family nonheme iron enzyme — translation MNEAQQPLNALPQGHRLQEYELVRVLGFGGFGMTYLGFDHNLDKAVAIKEYLPSDIATRTGDNSVVPQASQFRGDFEWGLDRFVDEARALARFDHRHIIKVYRFFEAHGTAYIVMEYAEGETLSAFLERKGTLKESELKSILYPILDGLEVVHRADFLHRDIKPGNIIIRDEDNSPVLLDFGSARQAIGARSRSVTSIITPGYAPIEQYSSRGDQGPWTDIYTLGGVCYRALTGEVPDDATDRMRDDPLIPVVERCAGQASAGFLSAIDWALAVDEGDRPQSVAAWRVALEGEVPGSVDEELSVTRSETATRSEVQDQERDDAPPVHHSTKSKGKLFVAFACVVALWACAVVYYYYLPDQRRRTQEAVGVDAARESARRQEQRVVGRFRDCNECPEMVVVPSGSFTMGSPSGEKGHDDEGPRHAVRIDYRFAVGVYEVTFAEWDACADAGGCDRYVSDEGWGRGNRPVINVSWKDAQSYVRWLSARTGHKYGLLSESEWEYVARSGTDTRYSWGNEIGRNRANCDGCGSRWDADKTALVGSFRANAWGIHDMHGNVWEWVEDCWNDSYVGAPTDGSAWESGSCDRRVLRGGSWYDEPWVLRSANRSGIYTVIRDLSNGFRVALRF, via the coding sequence GTGAACGAAGCACAACAACCTCTTAACGCCCTGCCACAAGGGCACCGACTTCAGGAATACGAACTGGTACGTGTCCTCGGCTTTGGGGGATTCGGCATGACCTATCTCGGCTTTGACCACAATTTGGACAAAGCCGTTGCTATCAAGGAATACCTGCCGTCTGATATTGCTACACGTACAGGTGATAATAGCGTTGTGCCACAAGCGAGCCAGTTTCGAGGTGATTTTGAGTGGGGATTAGATCGCTTCGTGGATGAAGCGCGTGCCTTAGCTCGCTTTGATCATCGCCACATTATTAAGGTGTATCGTTTCTTTGAGGCACATGGTACGGCGTATATCGTGATGGAATATGCTGAGGGTGAGACCTTATCGGCGTTTTTGGAACGCAAAGGGACATTGAAAGAATCTGAGCTCAAATCCATACTGTATCCGATCCTTGATGGTCTGGAGGTGGTGCACAGGGCTGATTTTTTGCATCGAGATATTAAGCCTGGCAATATCATCATCCGAGACGAGGACAATTCGCCTGTGTTGTTGGACTTTGGTTCAGCGCGTCAGGCGATAGGTGCAAGGAGCCGTTCAGTTACGTCAATTATCACGCCGGGATATGCGCCGATAGAGCAGTATTCGAGTCGGGGTGATCAGGGCCCATGGACAGACATCTATACGTTGGGGGGCGTATGCTACCGCGCATTGACGGGTGAGGTTCCGGATGATGCGACAGATCGGATGCGTGATGATCCTCTGATCCCAGTAGTTGAGCGATGTGCGGGTCAAGCGAGTGCTGGATTTTTATCGGCGATAGATTGGGCGTTGGCAGTGGATGAAGGGGATCGCCCGCAAAGTGTGGCAGCTTGGCGTGTTGCGCTGGAGGGGGAGGTACCAGGTAGTGTGGATGAGGAACTGTCAGTCACAAGGTCTGAAACCGCAACCCGATCAGAAGTGCAGGATCAAGAGAGAGATGATGCCCCACCTGTGCATCATTCCACTAAGTCCAAAGGAAAGTTATTTGTTGCGTTTGCCTGCGTGGTTGCTCTGTGGGCCTGTGCCGTCGTCTATTATTATTATCTCCCCGATCAGCGTCGTCGGACACAGGAAGCAGTAGGGGTAGATGCGGCGCGTGAGTCAGCGCGTCGTCAAGAACAGAGGGTAGTCGGGAGATTCAGGGACTGTAATGAATGTCCGGAGATGGTGGTGGTCCCATCAGGTTCGTTCACGATGGGGTCTCCCAGCGGGGAGAAAGGCCATGATGATGAGGGTCCTCGTCATGCTGTGCGTATAGATTATCGGTTTGCAGTGGGCGTGTATGAGGTAACGTTTGCCGAGTGGGATGCATGTGCAGATGCTGGTGGTTGCGATAGGTATGTTTCTGATGAGGGTTGGGGCCGTGGGAATCGTCCGGTGATCAATGTGAGTTGGAAAGATGCGCAGTCTTATGTGCGTTGGTTGTCTGCAAGGACGGGCCATAAATATGGATTGCTGAGTGAATCAGAATGGGAGTATGTGGCGCGATCAGGTACGGATACACGGTATAGCTGGGGCAACGAGATAGGTCGCAACCGTGCCAATTGCGATGGTTGTGGCAGTCGGTGGGATGCTGACAAGACGGCACTAGTGGGTAGTTTCAGAGCCAATGCTTGGGGCATTCACGATATGCACGGCAATGTGTGGGAGTGGGTGGAAGACTGTTGGAATGATAGCTATGTGGGCGCACCTACCGACGGTTCTGCGTGGGAGTCTGGTAGTTGCGATAGGCGCGTGTTGCGTGGTGGTTCGTGGTACGACGAACCGTGGGTCTTGCGTTCGGCGAATCGCAGTGGGATTTACACCGTTATCCGGGACCTCAGCAACGGTTTTCGAGTTGCCCTGCGTTTTTAA